One stretch of Anabas testudineus chromosome 24, fAnaTes1.2, whole genome shotgun sequence DNA includes these proteins:
- the abracl gene encoding costars family protein ABRACL, producing the protein MNVAHEIDLLVQEIQRLGSKNADGQTSVKFGVLFNDDRCANIFEALVGTLKAAKKKKVINFQGELLLQGVHDNVDIILLQE; encoded by the exons ATGAATGTCGCTcatgaaatagatttgctggTCCAGGAGATTCAGCGATTGGGAAGTAAAA atGCTGACGGTCAAACCAGTGTGAAGTTTGGAGTGTTGTTTAATGACGACCGTTGTGCCAATATCTTCGAGGCGTTGGTGGGCACGCTGAAGGCtgccaagaagaagaaggtgatcAACTTCCAGGGCGAGTTGCTCCTGCAGGGCGTTCACGACAATGTTGACATTATCCTACTCCAGGAATGA